A single genomic interval of Spinacia oleracea cultivar Varoflay chromosome 6, BTI_SOV_V1, whole genome shotgun sequence harbors:
- the LOC110778158 gene encoding vesicle transport protein GOT1 isoform X2 yields the protein MVSFEMNDRKKIGLGLTGFGVFFTFLGVVFLFDKGLLAMGNILFLSGLALTIGLTSTLQFFMKPQNYKGTISFGAGFFFVLIGWPIIGMILESYGFLVLFSGFWPTLSVFVQRIPVIGWIFQQPYIRSLFERYRGKRVPV from the exons ATGGTTTCGTTTGAGATGAATGACAGAAAAA AGATTGGGTTAGGCTTGACTGGATTTGGTGTCTTTTTCACCTTCCTCGGAGTCGTTTTCCTGTTTGACAAAGGATTACTTGCAATGGGAAAT ATCCTCTTCCTGTCTGGGTTGGCACTGACCATTGGACTGACATCCACTTTGCAGTTTTTCATGAAGCCCCAAAATTATAAG GGAACAATCTCTTTTGGTGCTGGCTTCTTCTTTGTTCTGATAGGCTGGCCGATAATAGGCATGATATTGGAATCTTATGGGTTCCTTGTACTCTTCAG TGGCTTTTGGCCTACATTGTCAGTTTTTGTCCAGAGGATTCCTGTTATTGGTTGGATATTCCAGCAGCCATATATCAGATCG TTGTTTGAGCGATACCGTGGAAAACGTGTGCCCGTTTGA
- the LOC110778158 gene encoding vesicle transport protein GOT1 isoform X1 → MVSFEMNDRKKIGLGLTGFGVFFTFLGVVFLFDKGLLAMGNILFLSGLALTIGLTSTLQFFMKPQNYKGTISFGAGFFFVLIGWPIIGMILESYGFLVLFSGFWPTLSVFVQRIPVIGWIFQQPYIRSRYLRYLKGNSIFSKPITTRIST, encoded by the exons ATGGTTTCGTTTGAGATGAATGACAGAAAAA AGATTGGGTTAGGCTTGACTGGATTTGGTGTCTTTTTCACCTTCCTCGGAGTCGTTTTCCTGTTTGACAAAGGATTACTTGCAATGGGAAAT ATCCTCTTCCTGTCTGGGTTGGCACTGACCATTGGACTGACATCCACTTTGCAGTTTTTCATGAAGCCCCAAAATTATAAG GGAACAATCTCTTTTGGTGCTGGCTTCTTCTTTGTTCTGATAGGCTGGCCGATAATAGGCATGATATTGGAATCTTATGGGTTCCTTGTACTCTTCAG TGGCTTTTGGCCTACATTGTCAGTTTTTGTCCAGAGGATTCCTGTTATTGGTTGGATATTCCAGCAGCCATATATCAGATCG AGGTATCTGAGATACCTAAAAGGAAATTCAATCTTCTCAAAGCCAATAACAACAAGGATATCAACTTGA